A stretch of the Elephas maximus indicus isolate mEleMax1 chromosome 3, mEleMax1 primary haplotype, whole genome shotgun sequence genome encodes the following:
- the LOC126074027 gene encoding olfactory receptor 7D4-like produces the protein MEAENQTKFSKFLLLGLSEDPELQPLFFGLFLSMYVVAVLGNLSIILAVTSDSHLHTPMYFFLFNLSFVDICFITTTVPKMLVNIQTQNKDISYIGCLTQVYFFMIFAALDNFLLTMMAYDRFVAICHPLHYTVIMNPRLCVLLVLVSWVIIFWVSLLHIVLITRLNFCIDTEIPHFFCELTQIIKVACSDTHINYVFLYVLTALMGVFPLSGILFSYSQIVSSLMRMSSAGRKYKAFSTCGSHLSVVSLFYGTGLWVCLSSAVTHSSQTSSIASVFYTVVTPMLNPFIYSLRNKDVKGALGRLLCRAGSCPR, from the coding sequence ATGGaagcagaaaaccaaacaaaattttcaaaattcctCCTGCTGGGCCTCTCAGAGGATCCTGAACTTCAGCCCCTCTTCTTTGGACTCTTCCTGTCCATGTACGTGGTCGCTGTGCTTGGGAACCTGTCCATCATACTGGCCGTCACCTCTGACTCCcatctccacacacccatgtatttcttcctcttcAACCTTTCCTTTGTTGACATCTGTTTCATCACTACCACGGtcccaaagatgctggtgaacatcCAGACACAGAACAAAGACATCTCGTACATAGGATGCCTCACTCAGGTGTATTTCTTCATGATTTTTGCTGCACTGGACAATTTTCTCCTGACcatgatggcctatgaccggttTGTGGCCATTTGTCATCCCCTgcactacacagtcatcatgaaccccCGGCTCTGTGTCTTGTTGGTTCTAGTGTCTTGGGTCATCATTTTTTGGGTCTCCCTGCTTCATATTGTCTTGATCACAAGGCTGAATTTCTGTATAGACACTGAAATACcacatttcttctgtgaactgACTCAGATTATCAAAGTGGCCTGTTCTGATACCCACATCAATTATGTCTTCTTGTATGTGTTGACTGCCCTGATGGGTGTGTTTCCCCTCTCAGGGATCCTCTTTTCTTACTCTCAGATTGTCTCCTCCTTAATGAGGATGTCCTCTGCCGGGCGCAAGTATAAGGCATTTtccacctgtgggtctcacctctccGTGGTCTCTTTGTTCTATGGAACTGGTCTTTGGGTCTGCCTCAGTTCTGCTGTGACCCATTCTTCCCAGACAAGCTCTATTGCCTCAGTATTCTACACTGTGGTCAcgcccatgctgaaccccttcataTACAGCCTAAGGAATAAGGATGTGAAGGGAGCCCTGGGAAGGCTCCTTTGTAGAGCAGGCTCTTGTCCACGATGA